A window of the Leucothrix mucor DSM 2157 genome harbors these coding sequences:
- a CDS encoding recombination-associated protein RdgC, producing the protein MWFKNLYLYQFEKDFTLDAEALHEELSGKPFTECSAMQRESMGWVPPLGKNSESYTHSANGFILLTMARQERLLPASVVREELDERVIEIQDRESRKVGSKEKKELRERIEDELLPRAFTRTQKMDAWIDPAGGWLVINTSSPSRAETFSTLLRKTIGSLPVVPPKTEAVSPCLTQWLSDYKAPEPFVIGDECELKGSGDNTGVAAFKKHELGTDDVKTNLESGKYVSKLALIWDNKVSFVVGEDMVVKKLKFLDVLDEKMNEQDPQSHEERMDIEFTLMTGELSQMIPDLVKQFT; encoded by the coding sequence ATGTGGTTTAAAAATCTATATCTCTATCAGTTCGAAAAGGACTTCACCCTCGATGCAGAAGCACTCCACGAGGAACTAAGCGGAAAACCATTTACAGAGTGCTCCGCCATGCAGCGCGAAAGTATGGGCTGGGTACCGCCACTGGGCAAAAACTCAGAGTCATATACACATTCGGCTAATGGCTTCATTCTGCTAACGATGGCACGCCAAGAGCGTTTGTTACCAGCGTCTGTCGTTCGTGAAGAGCTTGATGAGCGAGTGATCGAGATTCAGGATCGCGAGAGTCGCAAAGTCGGCTCGAAAGAAAAGAAAGAGCTTCGTGAGCGTATCGAAGATGAATTACTGCCAAGAGCATTTACCCGCACTCAAAAAATGGATGCCTGGATTGATCCTGCTGGTGGCTGGTTGGTAATTAATACGTCTTCGCCATCTCGCGCTGAGACCTTTAGTACGCTACTGCGTAAGACGATTGGTAGCCTGCCTGTTGTTCCGCCTAAGACTGAAGCAGTTAGCCCATGCCTGACTCAATGGTTATCAGATTACAAAGCACCTGAGCCATTTGTGATCGGCGATGAGTGCGAGCTAAAAGGCAGCGGTGATAATACTGGCGTAGCAGCATTTAAGAAACATGAGCTTGGAACGGATGACGTTAAGACTAACTTGGAAAGCGGCAAATATGTTTCCAAGCTAGCACTGATTTGGGACAACAAAGTGAGCTTTGTGGTTGGCGAAGATATGGTCGTTAAAAAGCTGAAGTTTCTTGATGTGCTAGATGAGAAAATGAACGAGCAAGATCCACAGTCTCATGAAGAGCGAATGGACATTGAGTTTACGCTAATGACTGGCGAGTTATCGCAGATGATTCCAGATTTAGTTAAGCAGTTCACTTAA
- a CDS encoding BolA family protein, with protein MTIQSIIEQKLEETFQPEFLDVINESYMHNVPAGSESHFKVTVVSEAFAGKMLLARHRLINKTLSEELNSIHALAIHTMTPEEYFAKSGKVPDSPECLGGGKSN; from the coding sequence ATGACCATTCAATCAATTATTGAGCAAAAACTCGAAGAGACTTTCCAGCCCGAGTTTCTCGATGTTATCAATGAAAGCTATATGCATAATGTGCCTGCGGGCTCCGAGTCTCACTTCAAAGTTACCGTGGTATCTGAGGCCTTTGCTGGCAAGATGCTACTGGCTCGTCATCGCTTAATTAACAAGACATTGAGTGAGGAATTAAACAGCATCCACGCTCTAGCCATTCACACAATGACACCTGAAGAATATTTTGCAAAATCAGGTAAAGTCCCAGACTCTCCAGAGTGCCTTGGTGGCGGCAAAAGCAATTAA